The Candidatus Nezhaarchaeales archaeon genomic sequence GCCTAATTTAATATCGAAGGGTGGGGGGAAGCAGCGTGAAGGACGCGGCTTCTCGATCGGTGAGTTAAAGGAGGCTGGGTTAAGCGTAGCGGAGGCCGTTAAGCTCGGGGTTTACATTGATAAAAGGCGTAGATCAACACATGAATACAACGTTAAAGCGCTTAAGGAGTACTTAGCAAGGCTTAACAGAACGGTTAAGTCCTTAGGTTAAGCCTAAGGCTTATAGTAAGGCTCCCTTAAAGCTACGGCTTTAAGGATTTGCTCCTTTAACCCTTCAACACCTGAAGCCGATCTTAATAGTCCGCTTAGATCCACGTAGTTATCATCCCTCATTAGGCAGGGTTTTAGCCTACCATCAGCCGTCATCCTTAACCTATGGCAATTTAAACAAAAGGCTGAGTTATGGTGGGGGCGGACAACTTCAACCACTACGCCCTCCTTTAGGAGGAGCTTAAGCCTCCTATGCATGGCTCGAAACGTAAAGTGTGTTGAAATGTTTTTAAGCTGCTCCTCCACGGGTGATAGGTCCACGTAGTACTTATGGAAGAAGCTACTAGCTTTACCCATATCCTCCAGCTCGATGAGTTGGAGCGTAACGTTATGGTTCTTAGCGAACCTTATCATGTCAGGTATTTCCTCAACGTTTACGCCCTTAAGAACCACCATGTTCACCTTAACCGGGGTAAGGCCCGATTTAACCGCCGCATCTATACCTCTAACGACGTCGTTTACCATATCCCTCCCGGTAACGAAACGGTAAACTTCGGGCTTAAGGCTACATAGGTTAACGTTAACTCTGGTTAATCCTGCCTCCTTAAGCTTTGAAGCATATCTTTCAAGCAGGGTTCCATTAGAGGTTAATGATACCTCAGCGATCCCCGGGACCTTAGCTACTTCCTCGATGATGCCGACTATGTCGGGTCTAAGTAGGGGTTCACCACCAGTTATTTTGATATCGGTTAAACCTAGTTGCGCTGCTGCTTTAACTACTTTCACTATTCCATCTAAGGATAGCTCATCACCTCGACTAGGCTTAGGGTCGCCCTCCATATGGCAATATATACATTTCAGGTTGCACTTCCTAGTAACCGATATCCTAAGGCCTTTAACAGGCCTATTGTATCGATCTATGAGCATCAGTCCACCCCTGGCATCAAGCGTTACAAACGCCTCCACCTCTTAATTGTAACGGCCGATAAGTAATCCCTAACGAGTAAATGGCAACGATCAACCTTTAAGCGGCGTATAACCCCTTCAAGAAGGGTTTCAATACCAACCATAAGTTCCGAAACGGAACG encodes the following:
- a CDS encoding ribosomal protein L13e; protein product: MVKTPNLISKGGGKQREGRGFSIGELKEAGLSVAEAVKLGVYIDKRRRSTHEYNVKALKEYLARLNRTVKSLG
- the moaA gene encoding GTP 3',8-cyclase MoaA → MEAFVTLDARGGLMLIDRYNRPVKGLRISVTRKCNLKCIYCHMEGDPKPSRGDELSLDGIVKVVKAAAQLGLTDIKITGGEPLLRPDIVGIIEEVAKVPGIAEVSLTSNGTLLERYASKLKEAGLTRVNVNLCSLKPEVYRFVTGRDMVNDVVRGIDAAVKSGLTPVKVNMVVLKGVNVEEIPDMIRFAKNHNVTLQLIELEDMGKASSFFHKYYVDLSPVEEQLKNISTHFTFRAMHRRLKLLLKEGVVVEVVRPHHNSAFCLNCHRLRMTADGRLKPCLMRDDNYVDLSGLLRSASGVEGLKEQILKAVALREPYYKP